A portion of the Burkholderia sp. GAS332 genome contains these proteins:
- a CDS encoding Phytanoyl-CoA dioxygenase (PhyH) codes for MLDSVSTRIARAVTPQLVEDFRRDGAVCIRNIFTEDEVALLGSGIERNLQTPSPRAKVASRADDPGWFFEDFCNWQENEAYRAFIFNSAAPAVAGALLDCQTVRLHHDHLLVKEPNTRQRTPWHQDQPYYNIVGNDNVSMWIPVDPVTRESTLEFVAGSHLGPWLMPRTFMDNEAKWFPESSLADLPDVEADRAAFPIVGWALQPGDMVCFNMLTLHASGGVNGQTRRRAFSVRFVGDDIRHAPRRWRTSPDFPGLAETLPEGAPLEHPLFPVVWQNAERNT; via the coding sequence ATGTTGGATAGTGTAAGCACGCGTATCGCGCGGGCGGTGACGCCGCAGTTGGTCGAAGATTTTCGCCGCGATGGCGCAGTATGTATCCGCAACATTTTTACGGAAGACGAAGTCGCGCTGCTGGGTTCCGGCATCGAGCGCAATCTGCAAACGCCGAGCCCGCGCGCGAAGGTAGCAAGCCGGGCTGACGACCCGGGCTGGTTCTTCGAAGACTTCTGCAACTGGCAGGAAAACGAGGCTTATCGCGCGTTTATTTTCAACTCGGCGGCGCCCGCGGTGGCCGGTGCGTTGCTCGACTGCCAGACGGTGAGGCTCCATCACGATCATCTGTTGGTGAAGGAGCCGAATACACGGCAGCGTACGCCCTGGCATCAGGATCAGCCGTACTACAACATCGTTGGCAATGACAACGTGAGCATGTGGATTCCGGTCGATCCGGTCACGCGCGAGTCGACCCTGGAGTTCGTGGCGGGTTCGCATCTTGGCCCGTGGTTGATGCCTCGCACCTTCATGGACAACGAAGCCAAGTGGTTTCCCGAAAGCAGTCTCGCCGATTTGCCGGACGTGGAAGCGGATCGCGCGGCGTTTCCGATTGTGGGCTGGGCATTGCAACCCGGCGACATGGTGTGTTTCAACATGCTGACGCTCCATGCGTCCGGCGGCGTGAACGGGCAGACGCGTCGGCGTGCATTCTCGGTGCGCTTTGTCGGCGACGACATCCGCCATGCGCCACGCCGGTGGCGCACCTCTCCCGACTTTCCGGGTCTCGCTGAAACACTGCCCGAAGGCGCACCGCTGGAGCATCCGCTGTTTCCCGTCGTATGGCAGAACGCTGAGCGCAATACATAA
- a CDS encoding LysR family transcriptional regulator, glycine cleavage system transcriptional activator yields MSTLPPLRALQVFEAVGRCGGVAEAARRLGISAGAVSQQMKLLEDTLGLSLLQKDGKRLRLTTIGRQYHESCAAAFESLRVAHAEIERSKNVRNLSVSALPSLLSKWLAARVMEWQAQYPELSVYLDGTHTEPSPEGYEIDFRISYGDRVAEVENAIELFRDSVVPVCSPQLLRADAPLTTPADLLAYPLIAVDWLPKFASPPSWRDWFEASKVDCATLQNPRHVFSLSSVAIQAAIDGHGFVLAQTSMICDDVAADRLIIPFKHGLPLPWPYFLTWKKSAFDQPQCRSFHRWLLTRAKEQQQVNDQMLQVTGEAAP; encoded by the coding sequence ATGAGCACGCTGCCGCCCCTGCGCGCGCTGCAGGTATTCGAAGCCGTGGGCCGTTGCGGCGGCGTAGCGGAAGCCGCGAGACGTCTCGGCATCTCGGCCGGCGCCGTGAGCCAGCAGATGAAGCTGCTCGAAGACACGCTGGGCTTGAGCCTCCTGCAAAAGGACGGCAAACGGCTGAGGCTCACCACGATCGGTCGCCAGTACCACGAAAGTTGCGCGGCGGCATTCGAGAGCCTGCGCGTCGCGCATGCGGAGATCGAGCGCTCGAAAAACGTCCGCAATCTGAGCGTCAGCGCATTGCCCTCGTTGCTCTCCAAGTGGCTCGCCGCTCGCGTCATGGAATGGCAGGCGCAGTATCCGGAATTGAGCGTCTATCTCGACGGCACGCACACCGAGCCGTCGCCCGAAGGCTACGAGATCGATTTCCGCATTAGCTACGGCGACCGGGTCGCGGAGGTCGAGAACGCCATCGAACTGTTCCGCGATAGCGTCGTGCCGGTGTGCAGCCCGCAACTGCTGCGCGCGGATGCACCGCTCACCACGCCTGCGGACCTCCTCGCGTACCCGTTGATCGCCGTGGACTGGCTGCCGAAATTCGCGTCGCCGCCCTCGTGGCGGGACTGGTTCGAAGCCAGCAAGGTGGACTGCGCCACGCTGCAAAACCCCCGGCATGTATTCTCGTTGTCGAGCGTGGCGATTCAGGCGGCGATCGACGGTCACGGCTTCGTGCTCGCGCAAACGTCGATGATCTGCGACGACGTTGCCGCCGACCGTCTCATCATCCCGTTCAAACACGGCCTTCCCTTGCCGTGGCCCTACTTTCTGACGTGGAAGAAAAGCGCTTTCGACCAGCCCCAATGCCGCAGTTTCCATCGCTGGCTCCTGACGCGGGCGAAAGAGCAGCAGCAGGTCAACGACCAGATGCTGCAGGTTACCGGAGAAGCGGCGCCGTAG
- a CDS encoding hippurate hydrolase, with the protein MNTHCDMQASTEEMIQLRQSIHAHPELGYQEFMTSDLVAERLAEWGYKVQRGLAGTGLVGTLKAGDGTRSIGLRADMDALPVNEQTGLPYASVHPGKMHACGHDGHTAMLLAAAKQLAKTRAFNGTLNLIFQPAEEGLAGARRMLDDGVLTQFPCDAVFAMHNMPGFPAGKLGFRAGPFMASADQVTVRVIGYGGHGAMPHKTVDPIVVCAAIVFALQTIVSRNVAPLDMAVITIGAIHAGEASNVIPDEANMNISVRALRPEVRDALEQRIRDVVQAQAAVYGARAEVTYEASYPVLVNDAAMTDFASGVARDWVGDDGMIADLQPLTGSEDFAWFLQKCPGCYLIIGNGDGEGSCMVHNPGYDFNDDILMTGAAYWVRLVERFLA; encoded by the coding sequence ATGAATACCCATTGCGATATGCAGGCAAGTACCGAGGAAATGATCCAGTTGCGCCAATCCATTCATGCGCATCCTGAATTGGGTTATCAGGAGTTCATGACGAGTGATCTGGTCGCCGAGCGGCTCGCCGAGTGGGGCTACAAAGTGCAACGCGGGCTCGCGGGCACCGGTCTTGTCGGCACGCTGAAAGCGGGTGACGGAACTCGCAGCATCGGTTTGCGCGCGGACATGGACGCGCTGCCCGTCAACGAACAAACCGGGCTGCCCTATGCGAGCGTTCACCCTGGCAAGATGCACGCATGCGGCCATGACGGCCACACGGCGATGCTGCTCGCCGCGGCGAAGCAACTGGCGAAAACACGCGCCTTCAACGGCACGCTCAATCTGATTTTCCAACCCGCGGAGGAAGGCCTGGCCGGCGCACGCCGCATGCTCGACGACGGCGTGCTCACGCAATTCCCGTGTGACGCCGTGTTTGCGATGCACAACATGCCGGGTTTCCCCGCGGGCAAACTGGGATTTCGCGCGGGGCCGTTCATGGCCTCCGCCGATCAGGTCACGGTGCGCGTAATCGGCTACGGCGGTCATGGCGCAATGCCGCACAAGACTGTCGATCCGATCGTGGTGTGCGCCGCCATTGTGTTTGCACTGCAGACCATCGTGTCGCGCAACGTGGCGCCGCTCGACATGGCCGTCATCACGATCGGCGCGATCCACGCGGGCGAAGCCTCCAACGTGATTCCCGACGAGGCGAACATGAACATCTCGGTGCGGGCGCTACGCCCCGAGGTTCGCGACGCGCTCGAACAGCGCATTCGCGACGTGGTGCAGGCCCAGGCCGCCGTCTACGGCGCGCGTGCGGAAGTGACCTACGAAGCGAGCTATCCAGTGCTCGTCAACGACGCCGCGATGACCGACTTTGCGAGCGGCGTGGCGCGCGACTGGGTGGGCGACGACGGGATGATCGCCGATCTGCAGCCGCTCACCGGCAGCGAGGATTTTGCGTGGTTCCTGCAGAAGTGCCCGGGTTGCTACCTGATCATCGGCAACGGTGACGGCGAAGGCAGTTGCATGGTGCACAACCCGGGCTATGACTTCAACGACGACATTCTGATGACCGGCGCGGCCTACTGGGTCCGCCTCGTCGAACGCTTTCTCGCCTGA
- a CDS encoding amino acid ABC transporter substrate-binding protein, PAAT family produces MKQLLLSALCGLAMLPAAVHAQDQQVIRFGVDPSYPPFESKAPDGSLVGFDIDLGNALCASLHQKCIWVEQNFDGMIPALKARKFDAILSAMSATAARRQQIDFTNRLYNGPSALIARAGSKLQPTAQALQGQRVGVVQGSTQESFAKAEWEPKGVTVVPYQTQDQIYQDLVTGRLDAAFQAAVQVDFSFLKTPRGKGFALAGEPVTDSRVSGDVAIGIRKGDAPLETRINQAIDTIRHDGVYQKVAAKYFNFNIYGD; encoded by the coding sequence ATGAAACAGCTTCTTCTCTCGGCATTGTGCGGACTGGCGATGTTGCCCGCCGCGGTTCATGCCCAGGATCAACAGGTGATCCGCTTCGGGGTGGACCCGAGCTATCCGCCGTTCGAATCCAAGGCGCCGGATGGTTCGCTGGTGGGCTTCGATATCGATCTGGGCAATGCGCTTTGCGCGAGCCTGCATCAGAAGTGCATCTGGGTCGAGCAGAACTTCGACGGCATGATCCCCGCGCTCAAGGCACGCAAGTTCGACGCGATCCTGTCGGCGATGTCGGCCACGGCAGCACGGCGTCAGCAGATCGACTTCACTAACCGGCTCTACAACGGTCCATCAGCGTTGATCGCGCGAGCCGGTTCAAAGCTGCAGCCCACCGCACAGGCGCTCCAGGGGCAGCGCGTCGGTGTCGTGCAGGGCTCGACGCAGGAAAGCTTCGCCAAGGCTGAATGGGAGCCGAAGGGAGTGACGGTGGTCCCGTATCAGACGCAGGATCAGATCTATCAGGATCTGGTGACCGGGCGGCTCGATGCGGCGTTTCAGGCTGCCGTTCAGGTCGACTTCAGTTTCCTGAAGACGCCGCGCGGCAAGGGCTTCGCGCTCGCAGGCGAGCCGGTGACCGACAGCCGCGTGTCCGGCGACGTGGCAATCGGTATCCGCAAAGGCGACGCACCGCTCGAGACGCGCATCAATCAGGCGATCGACACGATTCGTCACGACGGTGTGTATCAGAAGGTTGCCGCGAAGTACTTCAATTTCAATATCTACGGCGATTGA
- a CDS encoding outer membrane insertion C-terminal signal → MKQAVLGLCLVGAAASVVTVTAAHAQSTVTLYGLIDEGVDFNSNLNGQRQWKMSSGDAQGSRWGLKGAEDLGGGYKAVFQLENGFDVNTGRLMEGGREFGRQAFVGVSNDSIGTLTFGRQYDSLVEFLAPLTANGNWGGYLFEHPYDNDNTDNSFRLNNAVQFYSANFGGFQVGATYAFSNNPGQFSTNSAQSAGASYTFGGLSVALAYLNVTNPGANAIGAVTTDDAGFIANRQRVFGAGLNYTFGSAMLGFVYSHTDLTNPTAYAYISGSIVPSGQSVASLKFDNFELNGTYRVTPAFMLGAMYDYTQSKLDASGGSSKPRWHTFGLMADYNLSKRTDVYVMASLQKSVSANSGTALDNAYVGGADDSSSNDRQAVARVGIRHKF, encoded by the coding sequence ATGAAACAGGCTGTACTGGGTTTATGTCTGGTGGGTGCCGCGGCATCGGTGGTGACGGTCACGGCGGCGCACGCGCAGAGCACCGTGACGCTCTACGGTTTGATCGACGAAGGCGTGGACTTCAACAGTAATCTGAATGGTCAGCGCCAATGGAAGATGTCGAGTGGCGATGCGCAAGGCAGCCGCTGGGGCCTGAAGGGTGCGGAAGATCTGGGCGGTGGCTACAAGGCCGTGTTCCAGCTCGAGAACGGATTCGACGTGAACACTGGGCGCTTGATGGAGGGCGGCCGCGAATTCGGACGGCAGGCTTTTGTCGGCGTGTCGAACGATTCAATAGGAACGCTCACTTTCGGACGCCAATACGACTCACTGGTGGAGTTTCTTGCGCCGCTGACCGCGAACGGCAACTGGGGCGGTTACCTTTTCGAGCATCCGTACGATAACGATAACACTGACAACTCCTTCCGTCTGAACAACGCCGTGCAGTTTTACTCGGCGAATTTCGGTGGCTTTCAGGTCGGTGCGACGTATGCATTTTCGAACAATCCGGGCCAATTCTCGACTAATAGTGCTCAGAGTGCCGGCGCCAGTTATACGTTCGGCGGACTCTCGGTGGCATTGGCTTATCTGAATGTGACCAATCCGGGGGCGAACGCGATCGGCGCGGTGACGACCGACGACGCGGGCTTTATTGCGAACCGGCAGCGGGTGTTTGGCGCCGGCCTCAACTATACGTTCGGCTCCGCGATGCTCGGCTTCGTCTATAGTCACACGGACCTGACAAATCCGACGGCGTATGCGTATATCAGCGGGTCGATCGTGCCGTCCGGACAGAGCGTTGCGTCGTTGAAATTCGATAACTTCGAACTCAACGGGACCTACCGGGTCACGCCCGCCTTTATGCTCGGCGCGATGTACGACTACACACAGTCGAAGCTCGATGCATCCGGCGGCAGCAGCAAGCCGCGCTGGCACACCTTCGGGTTGATGGCCGACTACAACCTGTCAAAGCGCACCGATGTGTATGTGATGGCGAGTCTGCAGAAGTCCGTGAGTGCGAACAGCGGCACTGCGTTGGACAACGCCTATGTTGGCGGCGCTGACGATTCGTCTTCGAATGACCGACAGGCAGTGGCGCGCGTCGGGATCCGTCACAAGTTCTGA